In a single window of the Flavivirga spongiicola genome:
- a CDS encoding cold-shock protein, translating to MSKGTVKFFNDSKGFGFIVEDDNNKEHFVHISGLIDEIREGDAVEFDLQEGKKGLNAVNVKVI from the coding sequence ATGAGTAAAGGTACCGTAAAATTTTTCAATGATTCTAAAGGTTTTGGATTTATCGTTGAAGACGACAACAACAAAGAACATTTCGTACACATTTCAGGACTTATCGATGAAATTCGTGAAGGTGATGCTGTAGAATTCGATCTACAAGAAGGCAAAAAAGGATTAAACGCCGTAAACGTAAAAGTAATCTAA